A section of the Oncorhynchus gorbuscha isolate QuinsamMale2020 ecotype Even-year linkage group LG06, OgorEven_v1.0, whole genome shotgun sequence genome encodes:
- the LOC124037143 gene encoding lon protease homolog, mitochondrial-like, translating into MTLMTDVVESRLDAIYNTGTFVQIHEMQDLGDKLRMIVMGHQRICIIKQMEVEPDEPATAASEPASDTEPGSQP; encoded by the exons ATGACGT TAATGACTGATGTGGTGGAGAGTCGTCTAGATGCCATCTACAACACAGGAACCTTTGTACAGATCCATGAGATGCAGGACCTTGGTGACAAGCTGAGGATGATAGTCATGGGCCATCAAAG AATCTGCATCATCAAGCAGATGGAGGTGGAGCCGGATGAGCCTGCCACTGCTGCCTCTGAGCCTGCGTCTGACACTGAACCAGGGAGCCAGCCCTAG
- the LOC124037979 gene encoding 60S ribosomal protein L36: MAIRYPMAVGLSKGHPVTKNVTAPKHARRRGRLTKHSKFVRDMIREVCGFAPYERRAMELLKVSKDKRALKFIKKRIGTHIRAKRKREELSNVLAAMRKAAAKKD; encoded by the exons ATGGCTATCAGGTATCCTATGGCCGTGGGCCTTAGTAAAGGCCACCCTGTAACCAAGAATGTGACTGCACCGAAACATGCACGTAGGCGAGGG CGTCTGACCAAGCACAGCAAGTTCGTGCGTGACATGATCCGTGAGGTGTGCGGCTTTGCCCCCTACGAGAGACGCGCCATGGAGTTGCTGAAAGTTTCCAAGGACAAGCGTGCCCTCAAGTTCATCAAGAAGAGG ATTGGAACTCACATCCGCgccaagagaaagagggaagagctCAGCAACGTTCTGGCTGCCATGAGGAAAGCCGCTGCCAAGAAGGATTAG